A single window of Solenopsis invicta isolate M01_SB chromosome 3, UNIL_Sinv_3.0, whole genome shotgun sequence DNA harbors:
- the LOC105193019 gene encoding cilia- and flagella-associated protein 69, giving the protein MERKRQDRRVTTEEKYINCDCPGPRLKEEEKCRRINADYTIKKLRELVSDPVTNDHVTRISRLLSDYLLEIGDDGYPIKHLPAVMKVLEFLAWKARETNDYRIHLDRMLQLCSQPPLLKQTSESLISSVIMEHYFTLLGYLLTVLPAEEDVQRIHKALDCLLIKQTKPTNVAAVKLDLRHRAMEDSRLPIIIVELLEAAMPKIYPKILELAYMLASISNQCCYRMLQAGVLNTLLTRMDLPYATQLRCARPPDVSLEGNEYPWDIALLIMKLLWSLMRSALSPKMPPEHLKDLPSPKQCAMWGLKYSFQRQIIRAQYCAVNLRIRNDIAALILAGIVALPSWDLVSSGIAEDIVNLLSAIDSDTTKIWTENVKFADNDEDLFFKKTLLMIIAHLADIDIYVFVMQKEMIMPIILRIIKSCMNDKKNKRYSSSMILLEHAMYILSLLAPRIETEFVKRRGTFILLAMLERIFDVEFNEHLAMIFTRAVCSIILQDNALLLEDFQKHEMIPLLIKLISDVMRLDKLTMKRQRILTLLLIALEGLAKKQTSVPQMCEQRSVELVLEIFTKCLYQKTVDFQVDQRLLLAIGAYIWKCITRCPESLQVFLKNGGLYSMLDIIDIASYPVRCLYLGALTDICDNTFCGPCLCTWRGADKKRGLMSLLTTIWREEEDRIGIKRHADNSIADPEFPQMGTKQWKDTYCSQFTTDVSPTIIDMIGSVRSKIFSILKIIERDDGKYTTAKNHYKILLNELPTEARVTLCCVDMYLQLKLGQMWMELNRYLQQIDITPLSIDAHLIAHMVQWCRSCGMQIEHRQKRLIATARRADEISEKDELVRIRDSKLAPSLEALDEVDRIRRTTDRPYMLRKKDQQRRQVRAALSFPRDADAERCHRTFSDKTNVTAILGQHQSIDTSHLKDPQIDFTEIPLVSSCSSSCEEIFSTLEVSANSLLYGRQFADEYVIESLNR; this is encoded by the exons ATGGAGCGAAAACGGCAGGATCGCCGAGTTACTACCGAAGAGAAATACATTAACTGTGATTGTCCAGGACCACGTTTGAAGGAGGAAGAAAAATGTCGCCGGATAAATGCGGATTATACTATAAAGAAGCTGCGAGAACTCGTATCGGATCCTGTCACCAACGATCACGTTACGCGCATATCGCGACTTTTGTCCGATTATCTACTTGAGATTGGCGACGACGGTTAT CCAATCAAACATCTGCCGGCTGTAATGAAAGTGCTAGAATTTCTAGCTTGGAAGGCCAGAGAAACCAACGACTATCGGATACATCTGGACAGGATGTTGCAGTTGTGCAGTCAACCGCCTTTGCTGAAACAAACTTCCGAGAGTCTCATTAGCTCCGTTATAATGGAGCATTATTTTACCTTGCTCGGTTATCTTCTGACAGTTTTGCCCGCTGAGGAAGACGTTCAACGGATCCACAAAGCTCTCGATTGTTTACTAATCAAGCAGACGAAACCGACGAACGTCGCGGCAGTAAAATTGGATCTTCGTCATCGAGCCATGGAGGATTCCAGATTGCCAATTATCATTGTCGAATTGCTGGAGGCTGCTATGCCGAAAATATACCCGAAGATTTTAGAACTAGCCTACATGCTCGCCTCGATCTCGAATCAGTGTT GTTACAGAATGCTGCAAGCCGGCGTGCTGAATACGCTGCTCACCAGGATGGACCTTCCTTATGCAACGCAGCTGCGTTGCGCCAGACCGCCGGACGTATCTCTCGAGGGAAACGAATATCCATGGGACATCGCGCTCTTGATAATGAAACTCTTGTGGAGCCTTATGAGGTCGGCGTTATCTCCTAAAATGCCACCGGAACACCTGAAGGACCTCCCATCGCCCAAGCAATGCGCCATGTg GGGCTTAAAGTATTCCTTCCAGCGACAGATAATTCGCGCTCAATACTGCGCCGTCAATTTGAGGATCAGGAACGACATCGCCGCATTGATCCTCGCTGGAATCGTGGCTTTACCTTCGTGGGATCTAGTCAGCAGCGGTATCGCGGAGGATATCGTCAATCTCTTATCCGCAATTGACTCTGACACTACTAAAATATGGACGGAAAATGTGAAATTCGCCGACAACGACGAGGACctcttctttaaaaaaaccCTGCTCATGATCATCGCTCATCTCGCCGATATCGACATTTATGTCTTT gTGATGCAAAAGGAGATGATCATGCCAATTATTCTCCGAATTATTAAATCCTGTATGAACGATAAAAAGAATAAGAGATATTCTTCGTCGATGATTCTCTTAGAGCACGCGATGTATATCTTATCGCTGTTAGCACCACGAATAGAGACGGAATTCGTAAAACGCAGGGGcacttttat ATTACTGGCGATGCTCGAGAGAATTTTTGATGTGGAATTCAACGAGCACCTTGCGATGATTTTTACGAGAGCTGTCTGCTCGATAATTTTGCAAGACAACGCTCTTCTTTTGGAGGATTTCCAAAAACATGAAATGATACCGCTTTTGATTA AATTAATCAGCGATGTAATGCGTTTAGATAAGCTCACGATGAAGAGGCAACGAATTTTAACGTTGCTACTGATCGCACTAGAAGGTCTTGCGAAAAAACAAACATCTGTTCCACAGATGTGCGAACAACGAAGCGTCGAGCTTGTCTTGGAAATTTTTACAAAGTGTTTGTACCAAAAAACCGTGGACTTCCAAGTTGATCAGCG GCTGTTATTAGCGATAGGTGCTTACATTTGGAAATGCATAACGCGATGTCCCGAGAGTCTTCAGGTTTTCCTGAAAAACGGTGGATTGTACTCTATGCTAGACATCATCGATATCGCGAGCTACCCCGTAAGATGTTTGTACCTTGGTGCGTTAACCGACATTTGCGATAACACTTTTTGCGGGCCGTGTCTCTGCACCTGGAGAGGCGCTGATAAGAAGAGAGGTCTAATGTCTTTGCTCACGACTATTTGGCGAGAAGAGGAAGATAGGATCGGTATCAAGAGACACGCCGACAATTCCATAGCAG ATCCTGAATTTCCTCAAATGGGTACTAAGCAGTGGAAAGATACCTATTGTTCACAGTTTACGACAGACGTTAGTCCCACCATAATCGATATGATTGGCTCAGTGAGATCAAAGATCTTcagtattttgaaaatcattgagAGAGACGACGGCAAATACACCACTGCCAAAAATCATTACAAGATCCTTCTTAACGAATTGCCAACGGAAGCTCGC GTAACGCTGTGCTGCGTCGACATGTATCTACAATTAAAGCTCGGCCAGATGTGGATGGAGCTCAATAGGTACTTGCAGCAGATTGACATAACACCGTTGAGCATAGACGCACATCTGATCGCCCACATGGTGCAATGGTGCCGTTCGTGCGGCATGCAGATCGAGCATCGCCAGAAAAGGCTGATCGCAACGGCCAGACGCGCAGACGAGATCTCGGAAAAGGACGAGCTCGTGAGGATACGCGACTCCAAGCTCGCGCCGAGCTTGGAAGCGTTGGACGAGGTGGACCGCATCCGTCGCACGACCGATAGACCGTACATGTTGCGGAAGAAAGATCAACAAAGGCGACAAGTGCGCGCGGCCCTGTCGTTCCCACGCGATGCTGACGCCGAGCGATGCCATCGAACGTTTTCGGATAAGACAAACGTCACG gCAATTCTCGGGCAACATCAGTCGATTGACACTTCGCATCTAAAGGATCCTCAGATTGATTTTACAGAGATACCTTTGGTATCATCCTGCAGTTCATCCTGCGAAGAAATCTTTTCTACGCTCGAAGTTTCCGCAAATTCCCTATTGTATGGACGCCAGTTCGCAGACGAATACGTGATCGaaagtctcaatcgatag